The following proteins come from a genomic window of Rhodoligotrophos sp. CJ14:
- a CDS encoding helix-turn-helix domain-containing protein, which produces MIVVMLDQMLAKRKMRSRELAHRIGITEQNLSLLKSGKVKGVRFETLEKICAVLDCQPGDILGYQAEGVSCSTTTGRLDLDSRSAKG; this is translated from the coding sequence ATGATCGTGGTGATGCTCGATCAGATGCTGGCGAAGCGCAAAATGCGCTCCCGGGAACTTGCCCACCGGATTGGCATCACCGAGCAGAACCTATCGCTGCTCAAATCGGGCAAGGTGAAGGGCGTGCGCTTCGAAACGCTGGAGAAGATCTGCGCGGTGCTCGACTGCCAGCCCGGCGACATCCTCGGCTACCAGGCCGAGGGTGTATCTTGTAGCACGACCACCGGAAGGCTTGACCTGGACAGCCGCTCCGCTAAGGGATGA
- a CDS encoding cation diffusion facilitator family transporter produces MADDTDASMGGAGTRGGGTGAEAITAPGSGPHGHDHHDHDHGHDHGHDHQHSHGFGAHVHGANEQRTFWAAALTAGFMIFELVGGVAAGSLALIADAAHMLTDCVSLAFAWYAFRLARRPADMRRSYGFDRMQIVVAYTNGIAMILVVAWILVEAISRLLSPEHVDAKTMLWVAAAGLLANIAAFFILHGADRDNLNIRGALLHVLGDMLGSVAAIVAAVVIAFTGFMPIDPILSGLVGLLLLTSAVRLVRDAGHILLEGAPSHLSADEIAQDILQTCPGVEDVHHIHVWALTNERPMLTLHARLSENARVANVVSQIKARLKTRFGIDHATIEVEQGACADETALCAHPSS; encoded by the coding sequence TGGGCGGTGCTGGGACCCGTGGCGGAGGCACCGGCGCCGAGGCGATAACTGCGCCTGGATCGGGGCCGCATGGTCACGACCATCATGACCATGATCACGGGCATGATCATGGTCATGATCATCAGCATAGCCATGGCTTTGGCGCCCATGTGCATGGTGCCAATGAGCAACGGACGTTCTGGGCGGCTGCCCTCACCGCCGGCTTCATGATCTTCGAACTCGTCGGCGGAGTCGCTGCGGGCTCGCTGGCCTTGATCGCCGATGCCGCGCATATGCTGACCGACTGCGTCTCACTCGCCTTTGCCTGGTATGCGTTTCGCCTGGCCCGGCGCCCGGCGGATATGAGGCGCAGCTACGGGTTCGACCGCATGCAAATCGTCGTTGCCTATACGAACGGTATTGCGATGATACTGGTGGTCGCCTGGATCCTGGTGGAGGCCATCTCGCGCCTGCTCTCGCCCGAGCATGTGGATGCCAAGACCATGCTCTGGGTTGCGGCTGCGGGACTCCTCGCCAATATCGCCGCCTTCTTCATCCTGCACGGGGCCGATCGCGACAATCTCAATATCCGTGGCGCGCTGCTGCACGTGCTGGGGGACATGCTCGGCTCAGTGGCTGCGATCGTTGCCGCAGTGGTGATCGCATTTACCGGCTTCATGCCCATCGATCCCATCCTATCGGGACTGGTCGGGCTGCTCCTGCTCACCAGCGCGGTGAGGCTCGTTAGGGATGCCGGACATATTCTGCTGGAGGGAGCACCCAGCCACCTCTCCGCGGACGAGATCGCCCAAGACATTCTCCAAACCTGCCCGGGGGTTGAAGACGTCCATCACATTCATGTCTGGGCATTGACCAATGAGCGTCCAATGCTGACGCTGCATGCGCGGCTCAGCGAGAACGCACGCGTGGCCAACGTGGTCTCACAGATCAAGGCCCGGCTCAAGACCAGGTTCGGCATTGATCATGCGACCATCGAAGTCGAGCAGGGCGCATGCGCTGACGAAACCGCGCTCTGCGCTCATCCCTCGTCATGA
- the dksA gene encoding RNA polymerase-binding protein DksA, with translation MGVEIASDYKPSENEQFMNPRQREYFRKKLLAWKEEILRESKETLEHLQNESSHLPDLADRASTETDRALELRTRDRQRKLIAKIDEALQRIEDGSYGYCEETGEPIGLKRLDARPIATLSLEAQERHERRERVYRDD, from the coding sequence ATGGGTGTGGAAATTGCCTCTGACTACAAGCCGTCCGAGAACGAACAGTTTATGAATCCCCGGCAGCGTGAGTATTTCCGCAAGAAGCTACTGGCTTGGAAAGAGGAAATCCTCCGCGAAAGCAAAGAGACCCTCGAGCATCTCCAGAACGAGTCCTCGCATTTGCCGGATCTGGCGGATCGTGCCTCGACGGAGACGGACAGGGCGCTTGAGCTTCGGACCCGTGATCGGCAGCGTAAGCTGATCGCGAAAATCGATGAGGCTCTGCAGCGGATCGAGGACGGCTCATATGGCTACTGTGAAGAAACCGGTGAGCCAATCGGACTGAAGCGCCTGGACGCCCGGCCGATTGCCACCCTGTCGCTCGAGGCGCAGGAACGCCACGAGCGCCGCGAGCGGGTCTACCGCGACGATTGA
- a CDS encoding AAA family ATPase yields MRFEGTKNYVATDDLRVAVNAAITLERPLLVKGEPGTGKTVLAEEVAKALGMRLITWHIKSTTKAQQGLYEYDAVSRLRDSQLGDERVKDVRNYIRRGKLWEAFQSDERVVLLIDEIDKADIEFPNDLLLELDRMEFHVYETGETIKAIHRPVVIITSNNEKELPDAFLRRCFFHYIKFPEREVMESIIQVHFPGLKERLVSEALSTFYNLRQVPGLKKKPSTSELLDWLKLLLNEDVSPETLREQDSRKLIPPLHGALLKNEQDVQLFERLAFLGRREGR; encoded by the coding sequence ATGCGCTTTGAAGGTACAAAAAATTACGTCGCCACAGATGACCTGAGGGTTGCGGTCAATGCTGCCATTACGCTTGAGCGTCCTTTGCTGGTGAAGGGGGAGCCGGGAACAGGGAAGACGGTGCTGGCCGAGGAGGTCGCCAAAGCGCTCGGCATGCGGCTCATCACCTGGCATATCAAGTCCACCACCAAGGCCCAGCAGGGCCTTTACGAATATGATGCGGTGTCACGGCTGCGCGATAGCCAGCTGGGTGACGAGCGGGTGAAGGATGTCCGCAATTATATCCGCCGCGGCAAGCTCTGGGAGGCATTCCAGTCGGACGAGCGGGTGGTCCTGCTGATCGACGAGATCGACAAGGCCGATATCGAGTTTCCGAACGACCTGCTCTTGGAACTCGACCGTATGGAGTTCCATGTGTACGAGACCGGAGAGACCATCAAGGCCATTCATCGCCCGGTGGTGATCATCACGTCGAATAATGAGAAGGAGCTGCCCGACGCCTTCCTGCGCCGGTGCTTCTTCCACTATATCAAGTTCCCCGAGCGTGAGGTGATGGAAAGCATCATCCAGGTTCACTTCCCCGGTCTCAAGGAGCGGCTGGTCTCGGAAGCACTGTCCACTTTCTATAACCTTCGACAGGTTCCCGGGCTCAAAAAGAAACCATCCACCTCCGAACTCCTGGACTGGCTCAAGCTGCTGCTGAACGAGGATGTAAGCCCGGAGACCCTACGGGAGCAGGACAGCCGCAAGCTGATCCCACCGCTCCATGGGGCTCTGCTCAAAAATGAGCAGGATGTGCAGCTTTTCGAGCGCCTCGCATTCCTTGGCCGGCGCGAGGGGCGCTGA